The Malus domestica chromosome 06, GDT2T_hap1 genome has a segment encoding these proteins:
- the LOC103428287 gene encoding kinetochore protein SPC25 homolog, giving the protein MDGKPEESVRTKMESLRMACESEIPIHEKDLDAFTASFRDSLASVRATAQETLQSQGKLGEAKAKLREAEDDLFKALAVKTRKEAKRMALMEAIEARKARIEVLKRTVQDQRAKREEYAAILSQQYFESEENCIPDRKDEIKEAISWYNRVLGFYVEGGHGVKFTFKNISLKNPDQEFCFTVRHANDTYTLLDCDPYLNETKEMIRELNRTNELFKFARDMRVKFQDAAAQGLPAVLPQESSTISGSAPVLSVSTERSESPAKIYDHQVQYAEENRHFKKPNHGKGSRAAILSPASALSMRRSPRLRVKK; this is encoded by the exons ATGGACGGCAAACCGGAGGAGTCCGTACGGACGAAGATGGAGTCGCTACGGATGGCCTGCGAGAGTGAGATTCCGATCCACGAGAAGGATTTGGATGCCTTCACGGCGTCGTTTCGGGATTCCCTGGCTTCCGTCCGCGCTACCGCACAAGAAACCCTCCAGTCCCAAG GTAAATTAGGAGAGGCTAAAGCTAAATTGAGGGAAGCTGAGGATGATTTGTTTAAAGCCCTAGCAG TGAAGACCCGTAAAGAGGCCAAGCGAATGGCATTGATGGAGGCCATTGAAGCTAGGAAAGCTAGAATTGAAGTACTTAAGAGAACAGTGCAAGATCAAAGGGCTAAGAGGGAAGAATATGCTGCAATCCTTTCTCAGCAATATTTCG AATCTGAAGAAAATTGTATCCCAGACAGAAAGGATGAAATAAAAGAGGCCATCTCTTGGTATAATAGGGTTCTTGGTTTCTACGTTGAAGGCGGACAtg GTGTAAAATTCACATTCAAAAACATTAGTTTGAAGAATCCAGATCAGGAATTCTGTTTCACTGTTCGACATGCAAATGATACTTACACCT TGTTAGATTGTGATCCGTACTTGAACGAGACCAAAGAGATGATTCGCGAATTGAACAGAACCAATGAGTTATTTAAATTTGCCAGAGATATGAGAGTGAAGTTTCAAGATGCTGCAGCTCAAG GATTACCAGCTGTTCTTCCTCAAGAGTCTTCCACAATTTCTGGGTCTGCTCCAGTTTTGTCTGTCTCAACTGAGAGAAGTGAATCTCCAGCCAAGATTTATGACCACCAAGTTCAATACGCAGAAGAAAATAGACATTTCAAGAAACCAAACCATGGGAAGGGGAGTAGAGCAGCAATTCTATCTCCTGCCTCTGCATTATCTATGCGTCGGTCTCCTCGTTTAAGG GTCAAGAAATGA
- the LOC103428286 gene encoding short-chain dehydrogenase TIC 32 B, chloroplastic-like gives MKETLRYLAGIAGPSGYGSKSTAEQVTRDCSSSVPSQLTAIITGATSGIGAETARVLAKRGVRVVIPARDLSKAAEVKEGIQRESPEAEVIILEIDLSSLASVDRFCSEFLALRLPLNILINNGGMFSQALEYSEDKIEMTFATNYLGHHFLTEKLLEKMVETAAQTGIRGRIINVSSVIHSWVKRDDFSFNQLLNPNNYNGTKAYAQSKLANILHAKELARQLKARNARVTINAIHPGIVKTGIMRAHKGFITDSVFFIASKLLKSTSQGASTTCYVALSPELEGVSGKYFADCNESTCSKLANDEPEARKLWKQTRLLIHRRLSQPTA, from the exons ATGAAGGAGACACTAAGGTACTTGGCAGGAATTGCAGGGCCAAGTGGTTATGGCTCAAAATCAACTGCTGAGCAAGTCACTCGGGATTGTTCTTCCTCAGTCCCTTCTCAACTCACTGCCATAATCACTG GAGCAACATCAGGGATCGGAGCTGAAACGGCAAGAGTGCTGGCAAAGAGAGGAGTGAGGGTTGTGATTCCGGCCAGAGATTTATCGAAGGCGGCGGAAGTGAAGGAGGGGATTCAAAGGGAGAGTCCAGAGGCTGAGGTTATAATCTTGGAGATTGACCTGAGCTCACTTGCTTCTGTTGATCGATTTTGTTCTGAGTTCTTAGCTCTAAGACTTCCCCTCAACATCCTCAT AAACAATGGTGGGATGTTTTCTCAGgctttggaatattctgaagaCAAAATTGAGATGACATTTGCTACAAATTACTTGG GACACCATTTTTTGACAGAAAAGCTGCTGGAAAAAATGGTGGAAACAGCAGCTCAGACCGGCATCCGAGGGAGAATAATCAACGTTTCTTCTGTGATCCACAGCTGGGTTAAGAGAGATGACTTCTCCTTCAACCAATTGCTCAACCCTAACAA TTATAATGGTACAAAAGCATATGCTCAATCCAAATTGGCTAACATATTGCATGCCAAGGAACTGGCAAGACAGCTGAAG GCAAGAAATGCAAGAGTAACGATCAATGCCATACATCCGGGAATTGTGAAGACGGGAATTATGAGAGCTCATAAGGGCTTTATCACAG ATTCTGTGTTCTTCATCGCATCCAAGTTACTAAAATCGACATCTCAGGGTGCTTCGACAACGTGCTATGTTGCTTTAAGCCCGGAGCTGGAAGGAGTGAGTGGGAAATACTTTGCAGACTGCAACGAGAGCACCTGCTCGAAACTAGCAAACGATGAACCTGAAGCTCGTAAGTTGTGGAAGCAGACTCGTCTGCTAATCCATAGACGCCTTTCTCAACCAACAGCGTAA